A single genomic interval of Clostridium facile harbors:
- the lgt gene encoding prolipoprotein diacylglyceryl transferase: MNSISFPKLGIELNLNNVAFQIGDFQVYWYGILIGLGLILAILYAYRNSNRFGVDNDRMFEVIIGGLIGGIVGARLYYVIFSWDMYKDDLLSIFSTRSGGLAIYGGIIGALLVGGLVCKFRKVKLAPMFDLAGLGFLIGQGIGRWGNFFNIEAYGCNTNLPWGMFSPKIQSELYSKMDYLNSIGMSVDPTQPVHPTFLYESIWCLAGFVLLHIYSKRRKFDGEVFLMYLAWYGFERCIVEGLRTDSLMLGPIRVSQLLAGVLVVLAVIAIILIRRKYAGVDHSLLYADSDEWKQWLAKKQESEGKAAPAEKIEQQAVSEDTPVMQENVQLAEQLETVSTDSDEVSTKQENQSNTINESQEEQDDESVN; this comes from the coding sequence ATGAATAGTATTAGTTTTCCGAAATTAGGGATAGAATTAAATTTAAACAACGTGGCGTTTCAAATTGGTGATTTCCAAGTTTATTGGTATGGCATTTTAATTGGGCTTGGATTGATTTTAGCGATTTTATACGCCTATCGTAACAGCAACCGGTTTGGCGTAGATAATGACAGGATGTTTGAGGTAATCATCGGCGGTTTAATCGGCGGCATTGTTGGGGCCCGGCTGTACTATGTTATCTTTAGCTGGGATATGTATAAAGACGACCTGCTTTCCATCTTTTCCACCCGAAGCGGCGGATTGGCGATTTATGGAGGGATTATCGGTGCCCTGCTCGTTGGCGGACTTGTATGCAAATTCCGGAAAGTCAAACTGGCACCTATGTTTGACTTAGCTGGTTTAGGGTTTTTAATCGGACAAGGAATTGGACGCTGGGGGAACTTCTTCAACATTGAGGCTTATGGCTGCAATACCAACCTCCCTTGGGGGATGTTTAGCCCAAAAATTCAAAGTGAATTGTACAGCAAAATGGATTATCTCAACAGCATTGGCATGAGTGTTGACCCAACGCAACCGGTTCACCCTACCTTTTTGTATGAATCCATCTGGTGTTTGGCTGGATTTGTACTACTCCATATCTACAGCAAACGCCGTAAATTTGATGGGGAAGTCTTTTTGATGTACCTGGCTTGGTATGGATTTGAACGCTGCATCGTGGAAGGTTTGCGTACTGATAGTCTGATGCTGGGACCAATCCGTGTTTCCCAATTGCTCGCTGGAGTGCTAGTCGTTTTGGCTGTTATTGCGATTATCCTCATCCGCAGAAAATATGCAGGGGTAGACCATTCTCTACTATATGCAGATTCGGACGAATGGAAGCAATGGCTGGCAAAAAAACAGGAATCCGAAGGTAAAGCAGCACCAGCAGAGAAAATAGAACAGCAGGCTGTATCAGAGGACACTCCCGTCATGCAGGAAAACGTCCAGTTGGCTGAGCAACTGGAAACGGTTTCAACAGATTCGGATGAAGTCTCTACAAAACAAGAAAATCAATCCAATACAATCAATGAATCACAGGAGGAACAAGACGATGAGTCAGTTAATTGA